From the genome of Scytonema hofmannii PCC 7110, one region includes:
- a CDS encoding CHAT domain-containing protein has translation MGTVDGISDSSIEEFYHRVLEGRSRTDALRETQLEMKKKYPNPLYWGVFICQGDPKPLQNNV, from the coding sequence TTGGGGACAGTAGATGGAATAAGCGACAGCAGTATAGAGGAGTTTTACCATCGAGTGTTGGAGGGGCGATCGCGTACAGATGCTTTGCGTGAGACTCAATTAGAAATGAAGAAAAAGTATCCTAATCCACTTTACTGGGGTGTTTTTATTTGCCAAGGCGATCCTAAACCACTACAGAACAATGTATAA
- a CDS encoding IS607 family transposase — translation MAYIPLRKAVEFLGLHPNTLRKYADEGKIKSIKNSAGQRLYDVESYTKGDSTGITTICYCRVSSSKQRDDLDRQVAYMQSLYPNAEFIRDVGSGINFKRKGLQALLDRLLRGDKFTLIVACRDRLARFGFELIQYMVEQNGGQIVVLDKAVYCPESELTQDLLSILHVCRCRMHGLRKYSKKIKEDLSKTDSCAEDTD, via the coding sequence ATGGCATACATACCACTCAGAAAAGCGGTCGAATTTCTGGGATTGCACCCAAATACTTTGAGGAAATATGCAGATGAAGGCAAAATCAAAAGCATCAAAAACTCGGCAGGACAAAGACTCTACGACGTTGAATCATATACCAAAGGCGATTCAACTGGAATTACCACTATTTGTTACTGTCGAGTCAGCTCCTCAAAACAACGTGACGACCTTGATAGACAAGTCGCTTATATGCAATCCCTCTACCCCAACGCCGAGTTTATTAGAGACGTTGGTTCAGGAATCAACTTCAAGCGTAAAGGACTGCAAGCCCTACTGGACAGACTTTTGCGCGGGGATAAGTTCACACTTATTGTTGCCTGTCGTGACAGACTCGCACGGTTTGGATTCGAGCTTATACAGTACATGGTCGAGCAAAACGGTGGACAAATCGTGGTTCTTGACAAAGCTGTATACTGCCCGGAATCAGAACTCACCCAAGATTTACTCTCAATCCTTCACGTATGCCGTTGCCGAATGCACGGACTCAGAAAGTACTCCAAGAAAATCAAGGAAGATTTATCTAAGACTGACTCATGTGCAGAAGATACTGATTAA
- a CDS encoding RNA-guided endonuclease InsQ/TnpB family protein — MQKILINQWFGVSRFVFNQTIELLKDGVVKANWKAIKGGILSGLPDWCKDTPYQIKSIAIKDACKAVSNAKSKYKNGGGISRVNFRSRKDPKQSCYIPKSAVSEKGIYHTILGEVCYREFLPKNFGDCRLVLAYGDYYLTIPVESPQLETENQGRVVALDPGIRTFFTFLSESSFGWLGKNANVKIQKLCFKLDELCSGISKTRGQLKRRLKKAANRLRGKIKNLVDELQKKSIRFLVDNFDIILLPTFETSQMSKKARRRIRSKSVRQMLTLSHYKFKQFIKHKAFEHNKVVLDVNEAYTSKTVSWSGEIVKNLGGAKIIKSSSTGQTMDRDLNGARGIFLRAMVDTPWLRENLSLSIC; from the coding sequence GTGCAGAAGATACTGATTAATCAATGGTTTGGTGTATCACGATTTGTGTTTAATCAAACTATTGAGTTATTAAAAGATGGAGTAGTCAAAGCTAACTGGAAAGCCATCAAGGGTGGCATCCTTAGTGGCTTACCCGATTGGTGCAAAGACACTCCTTATCAAATCAAGTCTATTGCTATCAAGGATGCGTGCAAGGCAGTAAGTAATGCCAAATCAAAGTACAAAAATGGTGGTGGTATTAGTCGAGTGAACTTTAGGTCAAGAAAAGATCCGAAACAATCTTGCTATATTCCCAAATCGGCTGTGTCAGAGAAAGGAATTTATCACACCATTTTAGGTGAGGTTTGCTATAGGGAATTTCTCCCGAAAAACTTTGGGGATTGTCGATTAGTACTCGCTTATGGTGATTACTATTTAACAATTCCCGTTGAAAGTCCACAACTTGAAACCGAGAACCAAGGACGCGTTGTGGCTTTAGATCCAGGCATTAGAACGTTTTTCACATTTCTTTCAGAATCTTCTTTTGGTTGGTTGGGTAAGAATGCTAATGTAAAAATTCAAAAACTTTGTTTTAAGTTAGATGAATTGTGTAGTGGCATCTCTAAAACCAGAGGACAGTTAAAACGAAGATTAAAGAAAGCAGCCAACCGTCTGCGTGGCAAAATCAAAAACCTTGTAGATGAACTGCAGAAAAAATCGATTCGTTTTTTGGTAGATAATTTTGACATAATATTGCTTCCAACTTTTGAGACTTCTCAGATGTCAAAGAAAGCCAGACGCAGAATTCGGTCAAAATCTGTACGTCAGATGTTAACTTTATCCCACTACAAATTTAAGCAATTTATTAAGCACAAAGCTTTTGAGCACAACAAAGTAGTGCTAGATGTTAACGAAGCTTACACTTCAAAAACAGTTAGCTGGTCTGGAGAAATTGTGAAAAACTTAGGTGGAGCTAAAATCATTAAATCCTCATCCACAGGTCAAACAATGGATAGAGATTTAAATGGTGCGCGAGGGATTTTCCTTCGTGCAATGGTTGATACGCCCTGGCTAAGAGAGAATCTTAGCTTGAGTATTTGTTAA
- a CDS encoding carbonic anhydrase, whose amino-acid sequence MKYHSIDELLKNNQAWVAEKLALNSTYFEDLARGQKPPYLYIGCSDSRLPLTNFTRTEPGELFVHRNIANQVSLTDINFLAVLEYAINHLEVEHIIVCGHYGCGGIKAALEGRTIGILDNWVNPIRELYLQKQDEIDALSTTEERLNRLAEINVMAQVKNLYQTSIMRKTLHEQKAPLVHAWVLDIGSGLIKDLQVCTIPWELSPSCAIASTRSRTRNCHFLEDKDYIRYIFVNDSQHTLTNTQAKILS is encoded by the coding sequence ATGAAGTATCACAGCATTGATGAGCTTCTCAAGAACAATCAGGCTTGGGTTGCTGAAAAGCTAGCTCTAAACTCTACTTATTTTGAAGATTTAGCACGGGGACAAAAACCACCCTATCTCTACATTGGTTGTTCTGACAGTCGTTTGCCTTTAACTAATTTTACACGTACAGAACCTGGAGAATTATTTGTTCACCGTAATATTGCCAATCAAGTATCTCTCACGGATATTAACTTTTTAGCTGTTCTTGAATACGCAATAAACCATCTTGAGGTCGAACACATTATTGTTTGCGGTCATTACGGTTGTGGTGGAATCAAAGCAGCCTTGGAAGGAAGAACAATAGGAATTCTTGATAACTGGGTGAATCCAATACGAGAACTCTATTTGCAAAAACAAGACGAAATTGATGCTTTATCCACAACAGAAGAACGGCTAAATCGTTTAGCGGAAATCAATGTGATGGCGCAGGTAAAAAATTTGTACCAGACTTCAATCATGCGTAAGACACTCCACGAACAAAAAGCACCACTCGTTCATGCTTGGGTGCTAGATATAGGTAGTGGGTTAATTAAAGATTTGCAAGTCTGTACCATACCATGGGAATTAAGCCCATCATGTGCGATCGCTTCCACAAGATCTCGAACCCGAAATTGCCACTTTCTCGAAGACAAGGATTATATCCGATACATTTTCGTTAACGATTCCCAACACACGTTAACAAATACTCAAGCTAAGATTCTCTCTTAG
- a CDS encoding NupC/NupG family nucleoside CNT transporter, with translation MERTISALGLFVFIGISYIFSVNRRAVRWRTVAWGLGLEFLFALLILKTPSGLTAFKSLGDVVTSFLGFSDVGAKFVFGESYKDHLFAFQVLPTIIFFSAFISVLYHYGILQWTVTGIAWVMMKTMKTSGSESLSCAGNIFLGPTESPLIVKPYVPTMTQSELFAVMTGGFATVAGGTLGAYLSFGLPTEHLIAAFFMTAPTSLVVAKLLYPETEVSDTAGQVRVKVKTNFVNVIDAAASGALDGARLAVNVGVMIIAFLGLLAVVNALLGWLGTLFGLPQLSLEWILSFIMAPVALFMGVPLADCGQVGVLLGKKTILNEFIAYLDLKTLIEKGQISQRAIVIATYALCNFANVGSIAITIGGITGMAPTRQHDLARMGVRSMIGGLLAGFMTACIAGMLV, from the coding sequence ATGGAACGCACAATTTCAGCCTTGGGACTATTTGTTTTTATTGGAATATCATACATCTTTTCTGTAAATCGCCGTGCTGTACGCTGGAGAACAGTGGCATGGGGACTAGGGTTAGAGTTTTTATTTGCACTCTTGATTTTGAAAACTCCTAGTGGGTTAACAGCATTCAAGTCTTTAGGCGATGTTGTCACCAGTTTTTTAGGATTTTCGGACGTGGGGGCAAAGTTTGTTTTTGGCGAGAGTTATAAAGATCACTTGTTTGCATTTCAAGTTTTGCCCACAATCATCTTTTTTTCCGCCTTCATTAGCGTTCTGTATCATTACGGGATTCTGCAGTGGACAGTGACTGGTATAGCTTGGGTGATGATGAAGACTATGAAAACTTCAGGATCTGAGTCTTTATCTTGTGCGGGTAACATCTTTTTGGGACCGACTGAATCACCACTGATAGTTAAGCCTTATGTACCAACAATGACACAATCAGAACTGTTTGCAGTGATGACAGGTGGTTTTGCCACGGTTGCTGGTGGGACTTTAGGAGCATATTTATCATTCGGTTTACCAACAGAACATCTCATAGCTGCTTTTTTTATGACTGCTCCGACATCTTTGGTGGTTGCTAAATTACTTTACCCAGAAACCGAAGTATCCGACACTGCAGGACAAGTGAGGGTAAAAGTCAAAACAAATTTTGTTAACGTCATTGATGCTGCGGCTTCAGGGGCGCTTGATGGTGCCAGGTTAGCGGTTAATGTGGGAGTGATGATTATTGCTTTCTTGGGTTTGTTAGCTGTAGTCAATGCATTGCTTGGATGGTTGGGGACACTCTTTGGATTGCCGCAACTTTCATTAGAATGGATCTTATCTTTTATTATGGCTCCTGTGGCTTTGTTTATGGGTGTGCCTTTGGCTGATTGCGGTCAAGTGGGGGTATTGTTAGGTAAAAAGACTATTCTTAATGAGTTTATTGCTTATTTAGATCTGAAGACTTTAATTGAGAAAGGTCAAATTTCTCAACGTGCGATCGTTATTGCTACTTACGCTTTATGCAATTTTGCTAATGTTGGATCTATCGCCATTACCATTGGTGGGATTACCGGAATGGCACCAACTCGCCAACACGATTTAGCTCGTATGGGTGTTAGATCGATGATTGGGGGTTTGCTTGCAGGTTTTATGACTGCTTGTATTGCTGGAATGTTAGTTTGA
- a CDS encoding type II toxin-antitoxin system RelE family toxin, giving the protein MWKIEFTKRFLKDLADLPEEIQARIEPIIFQELESENPFELGYLEKMKGYADKYKIRVGDYRIGISIEKDTQTLICQRVAHRKDIYRIFP; this is encoded by the coding sequence ATGTGGAAGATTGAATTTACTAAAAGGTTTTTAAAAGATTTAGCTGATTTACCAGAAGAAATACAAGCCCGGATCGAACCGATTATTTTTCAAGAACTTGAGTCAGAAAATCCTTTTGAACTAGGGTATTTGGAAAAAATGAAGGGGTACGCTGACAAGTATAAAATTCGCGTGGGTGACTATAGAATAGGTATCAGTATTGAAAAAGATACACAAACCTTAATTTGTCAGCGAGTCGCACACCGTAAAGATATTTATAGAATATTCCCTTGA
- a CDS encoding cytochrome P450, translating into MANKDQILQAHERQIWLSRILAKVGYNTPIGKFLRLVAYYMDGISILGAWRDFLYIRKDNIGEKFFAVDNAIMHTSHSKVKELMQIEPQVRGNDLGIIRILAPSYQLNNPLSLGMNGNEHTGARAVFLQALPEPSEQAEVLGYLVDRSLAKAAIQGQLHIGNDLQGMLLEILHQLVFEISLSETEIAASRNYIKGLVLASLPNFISQYLLAFKTYPNIQHRKRLIERYKQSPKWRSYLETGARYQLNEHQIANSIFDMIHIAGTAGTSALLGSVIGVLCLDETLRNGVVSEVNALWDGTETPNGYALEQSTLIQKVILETARMYPPVRFVSQLTTEGGEVEIGGQRCPFQRGTRLLGSIFTANRDTNRYNNPDSFDVTRDFSDIVSWNGEGHERACPGRSLSIGIIKMFCLYLFKKYEWNSFTQVKWDFEKVTAVTPNDLVLQGFTQR; encoded by the coding sequence ATGGCAAATAAAGATCAAATTCTCCAAGCTCACGAGCGCCAAATCTGGCTTTCACGTATTCTAGCCAAAGTTGGTTACAACACTCCCATTGGCAAGTTTCTCCGCTTAGTTGCCTATTACATGGATGGCATTTCCATCCTAGGTGCATGGAGGGACTTTCTTTACATCCGTAAGGACAATATTGGAGAGAAATTTTTTGCGGTAGACAACGCGATTATGCATACCTCTCACTCTAAGGTGAAGGAACTGATGCAAATCGAACCTCAAGTGAGGGGAAATGATTTAGGCATCATTAGAATATTAGCTCCTAGCTACCAGCTAAACAATCCACTCAGCTTGGGAATGAACGGTAACGAGCATACAGGAGCTCGCGCCGTGTTCTTACAAGCCTTACCAGAACCATCAGAACAGGCAGAAGTTTTGGGGTATTTAGTGGATCGCTCCCTAGCAAAGGCTGCCATACAAGGACAATTACATATCGGCAACGATTTGCAAGGGATGTTGCTTGAGATTTTGCATCAACTTGTTTTCGAGATTTCATTATCTGAAACAGAAATTGCTGCATCCCGTAATTACATTAAAGGGCTGGTACTCGCATCCTTGCCAAATTTCATTAGCCAGTACTTGCTTGCATTTAAAACTTACCCTAACATCCAACATCGAAAGCGTTTAATTGAGCGATACAAACAATCTCCAAAATGGCGATCGTACTTGGAAACAGGTGCTCGGTATCAGTTGAACGAACACCAGATTGCCAACAGCATTTTCGATATGATTCATATTGCTGGAACTGCAGGTACAAGCGCTCTTTTGGGATCTGTTATTGGTGTTCTCTGCCTGGATGAAACCTTAAGAAATGGTGTAGTGTCTGAAGTAAATGCTCTTTGGGATGGAACGGAAACTCCAAACGGATATGCGCTAGAACAGTCAACACTTATCCAAAAAGTTATTCTGGAAACCGCTCGTATGTATCCACCCGTGCGATTTGTCAGCCAACTTACCACCGAAGGGGGTGAAGTTGAGATTGGAGGGCAGAGATGTCCATTCCAACGGGGGACGCGTTTGCTTGGATCTATCTTCACGGCGAATCGGGATACCAACAGGTACAACAATCCTGATAGTTTTGACGTTACGCGAGATTTTTCAGATATCGTATCTTGGAACGGAGAAGGGCATGAGCGTGCGTGTCCCGGTAGATCCTTATCCATTGGCATAATCAAGATGTTTTGTCTGTATCTGTTCAAAAAATATGAATGGAACTCCTTTACACAAGTCAAGTGGGATTTTGAAAAAGTGACTGCTGTTACTCCTAATGATTTAGTGCTGCAAGGATTTACTCAACGATAA
- a CDS encoding lipoxygenase family protein — protein MTDSSQANSINVPNVDSLDIARQEYQYNYTHIPPLAMLDRLSPAEDFTNGWYFLLAQQLRAIFVNTLITNRGNRGSESIRDDVRLFILEVLLKGAIPFQTNIIVKFLQIVPQILAQGISRDFRELDDLLFSILKESGVTILRDSLHKVIELLYEGQPTGRATSLQDYEKLFPVLGVPAIAATFQEDEVFAYMRVAGYNPVTIERVSSLSDRFPVKDEHYQAVMGTDDSLAAAGEEGRLYLTDYRILNGAIDGTFPYYQKYLYAPLALFALPKGSDPTRLLRPVAIQCGQTPGPDYPIVTPHSGKYAWLFAKTVVQIADANVHEPVTHLGRTHLFVGAFVLATHRQLLRSHPLSVLLRPHFEGTLAINDAAQRVLIARGGGVDRLLSATIDNSRVLAVYGLQSYSFNNAMLPKQFKQRGVDDPNLLPVYPYRDDALLVWDAIHQWVSSYLNLYYAKDEDIQKDAALQAWAAEAQSYNGGRVFDFGEDGGIKTRDYLVDAVTLIIFTASAQHAAVNFPQKDLMGYAAALPLAGYAPASTLTKEVGEEDYLKLLAPLDQAQRQYNLLALLGSIYYNRLGEYPQGYFTNPQVKPLLQEFQNNLKQVEATINQRNLKRPTYDYLLPSKIPQSINI, from the coding sequence ATGACAGATTCATCACAAGCTAATTCGATAAATGTCCCAAATGTTGATAGTCTGGACATAGCTAGGCAAGAATACCAATATAACTACACCCATATTCCACCTCTGGCTATGCTAGACCGGCTATCTCCGGCGGAGGATTTCACCAATGGTTGGTATTTTTTGTTGGCTCAGCAATTAAGGGCTATTTTTGTTAATACTCTGATTACTAACCGAGGCAATCGCGGTTCCGAGTCGATTCGTGATGATGTAAGATTGTTTATCCTCGAAGTATTGCTGAAAGGAGCAATACCGTTCCAAACGAATATTATTGTTAAATTTTTACAAATTGTTCCTCAAATTCTAGCTCAAGGCATATCTCGAGATTTCAGAGAACTTGACGATCTGTTATTTTCTATCTTGAAGGAAAGCGGAGTCACAATTCTGAGAGATTCTCTGCATAAAGTCATTGAGCTTTTGTATGAAGGACAACCTACAGGACGCGCCACCAGTCTACAGGATTACGAAAAGTTGTTTCCAGTGCTTGGAGTGCCTGCGATCGCAGCAACGTTCCAAGAAGATGAAGTGTTTGCCTATATGCGAGTCGCTGGGTACAATCCTGTTACGATTGAACGAGTAAGCAGTCTGAGCGATCGCTTTCCAGTCAAAGATGAACATTACCAGGCGGTGATGGGAACCGACGATTCCTTAGCAGCCGCCGGAGAGGAAGGAAGGCTCTACTTAACAGACTATAGAATTTTGAATGGTGCTATCGACGGTACATTTCCATACTATCAAAAATATCTCTACGCTCCCTTAGCACTCTTTGCATTACCCAAAGGCTCCGATCCCACTCGTTTACTGCGCCCGGTAGCCATTCAATGCGGTCAAACCCCAGGTCCGGATTACCCCATCGTGACCCCTCATTCCGGTAAGTATGCTTGGCTGTTTGCCAAAACCGTTGTCCAGATAGCCGACGCCAATGTCCACGAACCCGTTACTCACTTAGGGCGAACCCACTTGTTCGTTGGTGCCTTTGTACTTGCAACCCATCGGCAACTTCTCCGCAGCCATCCCCTAAGCGTACTGCTGCGCCCTCATTTTGAGGGAACTTTAGCGATTAACGATGCAGCCCAACGAGTTTTAATTGCTCGTGGTGGTGGAGTCGATAGATTGCTTTCAGCAACCATCGATAACTCTCGGGTTTTAGCAGTGTACGGGTTGCAAAGCTATAGCTTCAATAATGCCATGTTACCAAAGCAATTTAAGCAGCGCGGCGTGGACGATCCTAACCTGTTGCCTGTGTATCCTTACCGAGATGATGCACTGTTGGTTTGGGATGCCATTCATCAATGGGTTTCAAGTTACCTAAACCTTTACTATGCTAAAGATGAGGACATTCAAAAAGACGCAGCCCTTCAAGCATGGGCAGCCGAAGCCCAATCTTACAATGGCGGACGCGTGTTTGATTTTGGTGAAGATGGAGGTATCAAGACGCGAGACTACTTGGTTGATGCCGTAACGTTGATTATTTTCACAGCCAGCGCTCAACATGCTGCCGTTAACTTTCCCCAGAAAGATCTAATGGGTTATGCAGCAGCTTTACCACTGGCTGGATATGCACCAGCCTCAACTCTCACAAAAGAAGTTGGCGAGGAAGATTATCTCAAATTGCTCGCACCCCTAGATCAGGCACAAAGGCAATATAACCTGCTGGCTTTGCTGGGGTCTATATATTACAACAGACTTGGTGAGTATCCACAAGGATACTTTACAAATCCACAAGTAAAACCTTTATTACAGGAATTTCAGAACAATCTCAAGCAGGTTGAAGCGACTATCAATCAGCGCAATTTGAAACGCCCAACCTATGACTATCTGTTACCTTCCAAAATTCCTCAGAGCATTAATATTTAG
- a CDS encoding Uma2 family endonuclease yields the protein MYAAIIKPLTFEEFLTWDDGSGRDFELIDGVPVPLSEPNANHEDLIERLCSYLETHCLELDLPYVCRQSKQVRLKIGPGEKEKSRKADIVIFAKAEWQRMKGSSSSAAAYIPPPGIIEVVSNNWKDDYLTKLAEYEDLGVSEYWIVDYAAYGGIRYIGSPKQPTITIYQLDNSEYLPSKIFREQARIESKLFLNLPLTAEQIFAMSR from the coding sequence ATGTACGCAGCAATCATCAAGCCACTAACTTTTGAAGAATTCCTTACCTGGGATGATGGTTCAGGTAGGGACTTTGAGTTAATTGATGGAGTTCCCGTGCCATTATCAGAACCAAATGCGAATCATGAGGATTTGATAGAGCGACTTTGCTCTTACCTTGAAACTCACTGTCTGGAGTTAGATTTACCCTATGTTTGCCGACAATCCAAGCAGGTTCGGCTCAAGATAGGACCAGGAGAGAAGGAAAAAAGCCGCAAAGCCGATATTGTGATTTTTGCAAAAGCTGAATGGCAACGAATGAAAGGTAGCTCTAGTTCTGCGGCTGCTTACATTCCGCCTCCAGGAATCATTGAGGTAGTCAGCAATAATTGGAAAGACGACTATCTCACAAAACTTGCTGAATACGAGGATTTGGGTGTTTCAGAGTACTGGATTGTGGATTACGCCGCCTACGGGGGAATTCGGTATATCGGCTCGCCCAAGCAACCTACAATTACAATTTATCAACTCGACAATAGTGAATATCTACCAAGTAAAATATTTAGAGAGCAGGCTCGGATTGAATCCAAGCTGTTTCTCAATTTACCTCTCACTGCTGAGCAAATATTTGCCATGAGTAGGTAA
- a CDS encoding Uma2 family endonuclease, whose amino-acid sequence MVSSLKEFIEESELVHVEDPEERFTTSGVSWEIYEALLVKLEDNSHYRVTYLDGVLEIVSPSIRHEKVKKNLAILLEHFLYRKRINCIPMGSTTFRNKAKKAGAEPDECYCIGEEKSIPDIAIEVNITSGNIDKLETYRRLDVKEVWVWKNNGLNLYHLREETPKKFVDSYGYERIQKSEFLPELDISLLSQCALITNLLECIDKFEQGLKSHE is encoded by the coding sequence ATGGTAAGCAGTTTAAAAGAATTCATAGAAGAATCAGAACTGGTACACGTAGAAGACCCAGAGGAAAGATTTACTACTAGCGGTGTAAGTTGGGAAATTTATGAGGCGTTGCTAGTTAAATTGGAGGATAACTCCCATTACCGCGTTACGTACTTGGATGGAGTATTAGAAATTGTGTCACCGTCAATTAGACATGAAAAAGTCAAAAAAAATCTGGCTATATTGCTAGAGCATTTTCTTTACAGAAAACGCATTAACTGTATACCTATGGGAAGCACTACTTTTAGAAATAAAGCTAAAAAAGCTGGTGCGGAGCCTGATGAGTGTTACTGTATAGGAGAAGAAAAAAGCATCCCAGATATTGCTATAGAAGTCAATATAACAAGCGGTAATATTGATAAGTTAGAGACTTATCGGCGACTGGACGTCAAAGAAGTTTGGGTGTGGAAAAACAATGGGCTTAACTTGTACCATTTGCGGGAAGAAACACCTAAGAAATTTGTAGATTCTTATGGGTACGAGCGCATCCAAAAGAGTGAGTTTTTGCCAGAGCTAGATATCTCACTGCTCTCTCAATGCGCTTTAATTACAAATTTACTTGAATGTATCGACAAATTTGAGCAAGGCTTAAAAAGCCATGAGTGA
- a CDS encoding DUF5895 domain-containing protein yields the protein MKTSAKFDFEDEKYSAPTSQVIPWCQMINPRYGTEGLQPYGLAVKLDNARAVGFQSDRTWQQIEHEFSSGVETVFMTTTPRLVIVRRGPLSVKDRETGIKLGTLRDHYDAFLADKLKFKTFTRYLIYLVGEDKKFLHETPLQLTLNGAAGASFSKSYCEYQQGRIASGFLAELEKAYAGFRRLPVTPKGPLFHAHGIFCPILNCEERGIEPNTVLVASTVDYKHPTASTLTEYLIASDAEESQSICKTFEEYKDFGKDTAKVETPKMAMAGVSNSYVYPDEDDFAYPPY from the coding sequence ATGAAAACATCTGCAAAATTCGACTTTGAGGACGAGAAGTATAGCGCACCAACTTCTCAAGTCATCCCTTGGTGTCAGATGATCAATCCTCGGTATGGCACAGAGGGCTTACAACCCTACGGGTTAGCGGTTAAGCTAGATAATGCTCGTGCAGTTGGCTTTCAAAGCGATCGCACCTGGCAGCAGATAGAGCATGAATTTAGTTCGGGAGTTGAAACGGTGTTTATGACCACAACTCCACGCTTAGTCATAGTCAGGCGAGGACCTTTATCTGTCAAAGACCGAGAGACTGGGATAAAATTAGGCACACTAAGAGATCATTACGATGCTTTTTTAGCAGACAAACTTAAATTTAAAACATTTACTCGCTATTTAATTTATTTAGTAGGGGAAGATAAAAAGTTTTTACATGAGACACCGCTACAATTAACTCTTAATGGTGCGGCTGGAGCAAGTTTCAGTAAAAGCTATTGCGAGTATCAACAAGGTAGGATAGCAAGTGGATTTCTGGCTGAATTAGAAAAAGCTTATGCTGGATTCCGTCGGCTACCTGTGACACCCAAAGGTCCCCTCTTTCACGCCCATGGGATTTTTTGCCCAATTCTTAACTGTGAAGAAAGAGGAATTGAACCAAATACAGTTTTGGTGGCTTCAACGGTGGATTACAAACATCCCACAGCTTCTACACTGACAGAATATCTCATTGCTTCTGATGCTGAAGAATCTCAAAGTATCTGCAAGACTTTTGAAGAGTATAAAGATTTTGGCAAGGATACGGCAAAAGTAGAAACACCTAAAATGGCGATGGCAGGAGTTTCAAATTCCTACGTCTATCCTGATGAAGATGATTTTGCTTATCCACCATATTAG